A region of the Melospiza melodia melodia isolate bMelMel2 chromosome 29, bMelMel2.pri, whole genome shotgun sequence genome:
AAGAATTCTGAGACTAGGTGTTTTTGAAGAAGTGACATACCTGCATTTTCTTGCTCATTTATTGAGTTCTGTGTTGCTTGAGGTTCTGGGACAACAGCTGGTTGCCTTGGGAGAGAAGGAGGAGAACATGGAGAAAAACAGCTAACAACCTGCCTCATTTCCTCAACAACCCTGAGCAGCAGTCTTAGACAGATGCAAGAATCTTTTTCCAGATCAAATGTTCTGACATCAATTCAGTtggaaatgaacaaacaaaaagaTTCTACTCAGTAGCATTTCTGCTTGCAGCCTGTGTCAGTCTGTGGGCAGCAGCCTAATTCCACACAGCCTGTAACCCGCTCTTGGTGTCAGCCCCACTCAGGATTAAGGTGCAGGCCAACACACAATCAGACACGGCTGAATGAGCATCTcctcagcaggcactgagctTCCCAGAACTACATGCAGCTTAATGCAAAATGATTCCATATTGCATCAAATTGTGACTGTACATTCCCCACTGAAAGCTCCCCAGGCATTTTAACTAGGAATGCCAGACTTCCTGCATTCTCCAAACAAATGTCCTTCAGCTTCAGCGAGCAGAACCACACAGAAAGGTCTGTTCAACCCTTACCCTGCAGACTGcccatgtggcttctgcaatgGCTGATCTACACTGGCTGCATCCTGCGCATCTGCCTTCACAGCAGGAGTCCTGGAAGAAAAAGATTTGGGAACATTCAATGTATCTGCCAACCCATGTGTGCCATAAATGAGACTGGAAAGCAGGAATGTATCCATTGGGAGTTGCCAACACAGATTTGGCAGTTCTGCAGAATTACAAAACTAACAACAACGGCTTGTAAGATACAGAGAACCAGATCACGCTTCCAGCTCCACAACAGAATCAAAAGTTGCACTTCACAATTTGCCTTGACTTGCACAACTTGCTGGAGAAACTAGTGCAAGATTCTCTCAGACTGTTACAAAACCTCAGGGATGAGCAAAATCAAACTCTCCTCTTACCCTGTAACCGAGACCGGGGGTACAGCAACAGCCCCTTTTTCGGGAACGTGAGCTTCAGAAGATCCAGCCCATGCGTGAGAGGTTTTGTGCTTCTTTCCATTCCCTTTGTCTAATAATGGCTGGATTCGTTTGACTTTTGGCTTCATTTTTGTGGCACCCAGCACAGAGCTACTTGCAGACTGCTGCCCAGGTGATGGGGAGCCCCCTGGAGACGCTGAGCTGGCATGCATCACTGATGAGGAAGCCTTGCTTTGTTCGAGTCCGGTATTGTTTGGAACATCGACCAGCTGTGGAAAGCTTGACAACTGCGTGGTTGCTGGAACTGTGCTAAGGTCCAGCTGGGAGGATGCAACCCCGGTTTTGCTGGCTAAAAGCTGTGACATGTGCTGAAGCTGGTAGGAGCCTTCTGGGTCAGCAGTTGATGGAGCGACTGTCATGCCCATTGTCTGTGCTGAGGGTAGAACACAAATGCTTGATGCAGCTGTCATGGCTGCTGTAGACGGAGTCTGAGATGCTCCCAGTTGCGAAAACATCCCAGAACTTGGTGGTAAAGTCATATGCTGCTCCTGAAGACCAAGGCTTTGCTGACTAGCTTTGATCAGGAGGTTGCTTATTGAACCAAGGTCCCCCAATAATCCAGGGCTTGTTAACGTTACTGAACTTTGTCCCAAAACGTGACCAGGAACTGACCCACCAGTACTAGGGGCTGCTGTGGCCTGCATGGATACAACGTTCAGCACTGAGGAACTCGACGTTAGGCCTGATACAGGCCCTGCTGGGAGGTGACTGGCATCTGCACCAATAATGCTGGGAGATGTGCTGACTGCAGTAGTAGTGGTCCCACCTTGTGGGAGCAAAGATGTTTGCTCGAAATACATGACCCCAGACTTTGACCTTTTGATAATATTGGGAACGGTTCTATGGGATGTTGAATTTGCAATGGTTCCCAAGTCCAAGGGGTGGTTAGAAATCTGGGAAGGAGCAAAATTAATTAAGGTCATGTTGGAGACCATATCAGAAGGAGCTATAGCAGAAGGGGTTCCAGAAGGAGCCAACTTCTTGTTCTTCCGTGACTGCAGACGAGATATGGGCCGTTtcttgcccagggcagcagctggtgtAGAAGCAGCAGTACCAAGGTCTGTCCTCTGACTAGCTTCAGACACTAAGAGCTGAGGATCAGGGGGTGGCTGCACCCCAATTAGAAGACCTGGTGAAGGACTGCTGATGTTTGGTGGGAAGCCTGTCTGAGCAGGCGGGGAGAAGGGATGTATATGCTGGTGATGGGACATGGGCAGTATACCCTTGCTCGTGGGAGGGAATAATGACTGAGATGGAGGCAAGCTCGGATTCAATCCTGTGGTCAGCGTGAGCCCACTCCCCATGGGCCCCAGCACTGAAGTGTTGCTTTCCATCACACTCTGCGCAGAACTCACAGAAGGTGTTAACTGTATCTTTTGGGTGACACCATTGGGAAGAGTTTGGAGGACGTACAGGGGCTGCATGTTTTGATTAACTACCAGAAGTTTTTCTGCGGCTGGCTTGAGGTGGGGTGGAGTTGTCTGCACCGCAGCGTTGGAGATTTGCGAGGGGCCAGGACTGTCAGTGGAGTTTGGCACATACTTCTGGCTCTGGAGGGGAACAGTGGGTGATACCGGCACCTGGATCCCCGGAGTCCCGCTGTTTCTTGTTAAATCTTGGTTGCTGCCATGTCCTTGCTCGACAGGGCCGCAGGCTGGGCTGGCTATGTGCTCTGCATCTATGTGACCCTGGATGAAGTGATCAGGAGTCATGTGTCCTTCGGGGCTTGGGTCTACCCCTGGACTCAGGAGAGCTGTGTCACCTTCTCCTGAGGCAGGTTTTTCTGTGACTGTCACTCTCTTCTCCCCAGACTCTGTGGAAGGCAAGGCAAGCATTGACCTCTCTCCCGAGGAGGGAAGTGAAGACTCTGAAATGACGGCAAGCCTGTTGTGATTTTGGCTGGGCACCGTAGGGCTGCGAGTGGTCAGAACAGAGAGATCAGAAGGAAGCTCCAGTGGCAATTCAAATTGCTCCTCTGCAGAAATGGAGGAAGAGACACTGCTGTCCACTGGTTCGGCGGTGGGTAGCTGCTGGGAGAACACCTCAAACAAACCCATATCCTTGCCACGGTTGCTGTCAAGACCTAAACCTTCTCCAAGTGTCAGGAGTTCAGATGACGAGGACTCCGGACTTTCTCCCAAGGCCTGCATAGATGGTGTGTTCTTCAGCACAAAGTCCATGATGTCAGAAGGGAGTATGTTCCCACAGTCATCACTGTTGTTATTGTCAGAGTCGGATTTCAGAAGTTCTGTGTTGAAAGTGTCCAGTAAATTCTTGTCAGCAGGTGTGCTTGCATGAGCCCTGCGGCCCGTTTCCAACGAGCTCAGCTGCACTTCCAGAGAGTCCTGACCCTGAGCTTTAACCCTGCTCACAGGGTGGCAGTTATCAATCTTGGGGTCGGTCTTGTGGACGGTGGAGCTCTTGGTGACTTTCTCACCAGCTTCTTCAGTTCTGTCCAGCTTTAAGTTCTCTGTCCCATTCTCTTTGCCACTCCTTTTAGTTACTTGGCTGACTTTTCTGGTTGTTGCTGTGACACTTGTATCACTTTCAGTTCCATCATCCACACCGTCGAGCTGTGAGATTTTTGGAAGATCACACTGCTCCTCCTCCCTGAATAAGCTATGGGATGCGAGCCTCTCCTCTGTGTTTGAGGAAACCACAGTCCTTGTGAAATTGTAGTAGTATAAGTCGTCCTCATCTGATGTGCTCAAATCATCTGCTCCATCCACCTGTCCTTCTGCTGACCGCTTCCCTCGCTTCTTGCCCGTTGAGTTACTGTAGAAGGGAATGTCTTCCTCTCCATAGGACCTCACACCATACAGAGGAGTCAATCCAAAGAACATATTGGATCTGGCCCGAGCACTTCTCCTTGGATACCTCCGCTTGTATGAGCCTTCTTCTTGAGCCTTAGCACCATCCTGGAGCATCAAGCTGTTATCTTGAATGGCCAAATTTTCATATGTGTTATTCTGAGATTCCTGTGTTGGTGGTTCATTTGGACTTCCCTGAATTACAGGGTTCTCTTCTGGGCTTTCTGAAGCTGAGGATGGCTCTGCCAAAGCAGCCAGGTCTGCCCCTGCAGACTGAGTTTCAGCATCACTTTCCTGCTGTGCATTTTTAGACTGGTTTTCACTTTCCATTTTGAgaggagtcagagtaactttaaCAGTGCGTTTCCTGGGTGCCTGTGATTCCTTAGGGGCTGCTTCAGCCTGCACTGCAGTCCCTTTAGATGGCCCTTGTGAAGATGGAGACTTATCACCAGCTTTTTCAGCAGGAATATTATTACATAACCTCTGACTAACTTGTTCAGTTGCCAAACCCTGATTGCCAAAGTCTGCTTTCAGTTCATCACTGCCGACTGCCTGACTTGCCTCTGTAAGAGATTTCAGGGAATGCTTTTCTTTAAAACTGTCTTTCATTAACTTTTTGCCTTTGTGACGTTTATCTCTGGGGGCAGTAACTACCTGCTCACTTGCTGCAGGAGATCTGTTGTTTACTCCAGCAGCCTTCAAGGTTTTTGCATCCATCTCATCGACCGCAGTTGTTTTCTCTGGCTGTAAAGGTTCCATGTGCTGATCTCTGTCTTTCCTTGGGCCCCTCTGATGCAAAGGTGGAAATGGTATTGCTTCTTTGGAAGAAAATGATCCTGAACACTCTTGAAAGGTTCCTATTTTATTCATTTCCATGGCTGATGAACTGGTTGGCTGAGTAGACACTTTGGCGCTTCCTCCAGAAACAAAAGTATGAGACAAATAATCTGGGTCCTTTGAGGCTTTGATTTTCTCTCCCTTAGAAGGTGCACCTTTGGCTACTAAATCTGAACTGCTGGAATGTTTCCCTTCTGTAGACTGAGATGCATCCAGCTGGTAAGTTTTATTTCCAGTTGTAGCCACTGTTTTCTGGGAGCCTGAACTGGTAGAGCAACTTTGAACTGAAGCACTTGGAGGGCCTGTGCTTACTGACCCCACAAAGCGGTCACTACTTTTGACAGTAGGTTCATATTCTGAAGAGGCCCCCGTGCTGGAAACTGAAGACACACTGTGCCTGGAGTAAGTGTTCCCAGCTCGTGTAGGGGAAATCATCCGGAGTTTTGATTGTTGCTGTGACAGAGAGGAGGTGCTGTGTCTCCGAGAACCAATGCTCTTCAGTCCTGAGGACAGCAAAGGATCTCCCACTGTCACTATTTCATGGGTCACTGGGGTAGGACTTCCTAAGAAACAAAGGCAAGAGAGACTGTCAGGTGATCTTAAATCTTCACAATGAATGCACATCCAATTCCTTCAGAAAAAACACTAGAAATTAAAGCCCAGCAAAACCTTTTCACAAACAACACCAACACACAGTGTTTATACTTTAGATAGATGTTAAAAACCTGATACCTTCAACCAGAATTCAGCAAGCTTGTATTTTAGGGTTTGGTATCTCAACTTCAGATGTGAATTTTCAACATCAGTTTGAAGAAAACACTAGTCAGAAACTGCTGAATTACAACACCAGATTTCTGATTCTCTCTGGAAAAATACTGAGATATTAAGTCCCTAACTGGTACTACAATGTTTTGGGCTCACTACTACTATATGGTGCAAATCCTGCCTCTTCTTCATCCCACCGGAATGTTTGTTTTAGTTGTACATTTCTCTGCAGGCCATCTCTACTGTGAATTGTTAGAACTTCCCCTCCTCAACCTATTGCCATTTCACTGCTTTCTCTAGAAACAGTAAACTGAACACCTCATTCTGAAAGAAGCCAAGAAAGACAGGAACTAAACCGAAAATATTACCACAATAAACCTCAATCAaaatcagcagcagcagaaataccTGCAGAGGGTAACGGCCGCGATCCAGGAGACCTCTGTGCGGAGGGGTAACTCGGCACCCTGATCCTGGGACCCTTTGAGACCACTGGATAGTAACAGGAACTAGAGGTCTGAGAATGCAAGGGACGATCTGGTGACGGTGGGTTTACAATTTCAGGTGTATTTCGGGTGTCTTTTGGTAGAATTTCTGTTGTTGTACAAAAGGGAAACAACAGTATAAGCCATCACTGAGCCCTAAAAGTTACGATCTGATAAAGTATATATTACTATCACGTTCCACTTGGAGAATCAGGGTATTTGTTAAATAAACACAAAGTCAAAGATCTGACATCAGATAATGTCTGCTTTCTTCTTGTAAGAACACTTTCAAATATTTGTAGCAATTGCTCATCTTACACATGAAATTCCACTATATATTTATAGAGTTTAAGATTCTATGTTAACAATGACAACGACTAGAAACATTTTAAAAACCTTTCACAGCTTTACCCTGGATACAAGTAAGTAATTTGGAAACACAGAACCACAATATAACTCTTCAACATTGTATTGAATAAACCCCATATCACAGACCAAACGCAGTCTGAAGTTTTAGATCAGTAGAAGATTCCCTGAGTTGTAGACTAGAATCCATCCCTGCAGCAGTGTTTGTTTGGCTCAAGTTTTCAAAGCAGTATATCCAGGAGCTTAAAGTCTTGAGATGCTGTAACAtggaagcctgaattggattctagCCCAAATTTAAGAGATTTGGTTTAAGAGATGCACTATGGCAAAACCATACAGAGAATATACTTCTATGAAGTCCTTAAAAGATTACCTGTAAGGGGAACTGGGCTATGGGCAATTGTTCTATTATCATCATGCTCTACAGTGCTGTTGATGTCAGGTTCCACGACTGGAGGTCGGCACTCCATGATCTTGCAGGTATACACACAGCGCTTCCTGGCATCTGTTGTGCTCCAGTACACCCTGGAGCACCTGGAAGATAATTCAAACAAATCAATTTACTCAACAGCTCAGTAAACCTTATTTCTGCTTTAAATTCTCCATTTCTCGAAACTACATTGGCCAAAGCCCTCCTGGCAGAACACATTGCACACCCTTAATCAGAGATTGCTCAACAGTGTAGGAAAAACTACAGACAATTTTCCCATATGATACCTCAGTGCTTGCTTGACATGAAATATACTGAAAGACACTGAGTCTTGAAACAGCTTATACTCACTGATAGCCGATGGGAAACAACTTATCTTCACAGTCTGAGAGGTCATTCAGAATTCCTAAGCAGTCTATTGTCATTGAACCTGAGCAGAGAGAGGAACATATCTGTGAACCTGATTCCAGCACCAAAGGTGGATCAAGCATCCAAAGACTAGATCATACCAATCATCATGTGGATGTTCTCTGGTTCCAAGCCACTAAGAAATTTTCTTCTCAAACTGATCCCTTCAAAGTCCACAAAAACTCTCCTAAGAACTTCAAACCCATTCTCAGGAACCACCTGGAACAAGAACCAACAAAACTACTTGTTAATTAAAGGAACCACCACACGCATGCTATATAGTTTGTCCTACTTGAACCTTATTTTGGTCTTTTGGTTTTTGAACTACCACACAGCACCAAACTTGCCAAACTTCCCCAGGCCACTTGTATTACTGGCTTCTTTTTAAGAGCAATGCGGTCCAGTCCTTGTTAGCAAGAAACACATTCAACATAAACTTCTAAAAAGTGCTCATAGTTACAGGCTAACCCCACCTTCAGAGAGCGAGGCAGAGTGAAAGAAGAATCTTACCTCTCCTTTGATCAAGTCGCGATGCCTCTGGCAATAAACTTTCTTATCATCCAGAAAGACACAGTTCTTGACTCGTGAGCACATGAAATGATAGTTACTGGTGCAGGAAGTGAGGCAGCAGCCTACTGTGGCGCCTGACTTCTGGCAGAACTCACACCTCTgcagaaacaaaaaagaaagaaaacaaaaaattaatctATTCTAAAACCAGACCACCATTGCTGTTGtcagttggggttttttggcacAGACAGAAGTTTAGAGTAATGCTTGATCTCCCGCTTCATTGCTGCTCCATTTCACTACAGTGACTCACACAGACAAGCGAGAGACatggaggaggaggtgagaggaAGAATTATTCCTCACATGGAACAACTTTTTCATTTGTGGACTAGTTCTTCCAGGCCTTTCCCAGACCTTCCTGCTTGTGCTTCATATCCAGTCCTCACATTTGTAAGCTTCACTTGGTCTCCATAATATTTCTGAACTGAGCAAGGATAAATAACTTTCCAAATATCTTCAGTCAGTTCTACTCCATATAGTGTTAAAAAATATTGCAAGGAAAGGACAGAGAAGAACAAATGCACACAAGCCATCTTTTAGCTGCGCTCCCATCCTGGATTCCAAATCAGCATGAAGTTTAATAAAGTGCTCTTTGCTTGTACCCACCAGCTGCTTTCCCCGGATAACAGCCATGTGCACATTTTTCAGAGAACCATCATCATCTTCAAATACTTCTGCTGACCACAAAGCACAGTTCACATGTGTCCATTCATTTTGGCCAATATAGAGAAGACGTCCAGCATCCTAAAGAACAGAAGGAAATGCTCTCTTCAGATGTTCCTGGGGACACAACATCGCACAAAACCCATCCAGAACTCCTCCAGAAAGGGGAATGGGGCAGATACTCACGTTAGCACTATCATCACCGTATTTCAGGCACAATGCACACTGCCTGTTGTCTTCCACATCTGGAGGTGGGTTCAGTTCAGGACTATCCTCTCTGCTTCTGTCAGAGCCTTAAGAGTTAAAAGAGAGAACAATACTGAAATTCAGAGCAGCAAAAATTCATCTGGACAGATTGTCAGTATGTGAACACAGTAGAAGAGTTTCCAATAGCAGCCTGGAAACCAAAGGATATGTCAGCCTCTGCACAACCTTCATTCTCGGGGGAAAAGAGGTGGGTACAAAAGCATTCTTGGGTCCAAGCTCAGCTCAGAAACATCTCATATGTTACTGCCTCTGAATGATTTCAGGTCACAGAGGTCTCCAAGACAGCTGCATTTCTGGGTTCGAGATTGACAGTCCTGACATCAGTTCTCTTACCAGAGATGGGGGGTGTAGGAGGATGTAGAGGAGTTGGTGAATCTGGCTCTCCAGGCCCTCTGAGTTTTGGAGCTGGAATGATTTTCTTCATCAGAGGGGGCTGTTCAGTGCGGTTGTTCTCTTCACGCTCCTGCCACTGAGCATAATTATGGTCGAGCGACGGGGGCAGCACCGCATTCGGCAACATACCACTGCTGAGATGAGCAAGGGGTCAGTGTCACACCTGGCTACGCCCTGCCCAGCTGACATCCACCCCCCAGCAACAGCTCTGTTAATCACCTACAACCCACATATGTCCCCCACCAGTCACATTTTAAGGTATGTGATGTGGCTGTCTGCTTCTTTGAAGGGTAACAGATGCAGGAGGGCTACCCCAAATGGGGCTGTGAgcaggagagggaaggaaggtCAGGACTGACAAGCCAACACACAGTACACCTAGTTCTAATTAAGAATTTTGGTTACTCTGCTTAAATTAAAGAAGTGTGTACAAAACATGGGAATGGGATTACTGCGTAacttcttaggaaaaaaaaaaaggaaaagaaaggaaaaccagAAATTCCAACCCTGCAAACAGGCTCTTTCAATACGTTTTGCTTGGCCAGCTGGCAAACGGCAGGGCGCCGCAGTTGGATACAGAACAATTACTTACTTGCTTGTTACTTTATTTGGCTCCCAAAATCTGGACTTTTTTACACTGAACCATGGAAAAACACGCTCCATTTGCTAAAGGAAAAAACATCCCATTAGAAAAGTTAGACAACATTCCACAAACTTCAAAGATGTTCAGCCAAGATGTACTGTAAATGCACAACTAGTAACATTTCATTAACATTAACAACTCTGACAATGTATTATTTTATTCCTGGAAACACCCAAGCAAGGCTAAATGTGGTGGCCCTTTAGACTCCAACATCAACAAGCAGGGGTAGGATACCAAGCAGATTTTTTCACAGTAACTGTAGGCCAGCTCACCCGAATAAAGAAGGACTTGACCATGCTGTTGGCTTTCTTAATCTCTGGCTGACCGCCATCGGCATTAATGGCTGCTTGAATGATCTTCACGATGtcatcactaaaatccaactgtAAGAAATCCACAAAACTTCACATTAACAGGATTGTCTTTTGCACAGCTATACCACCCACTAATTTTTTAAAACAATGTTCAAGTGAACATTCAGATGACTGTAAGATTGAACCAGAGCATCAACTCAAAAGCAGAAAGGGAATTTGGCTGTGAAAAAGCAAGAAGACCTCTAAATTTGTAAACTGGCTGGCACAGCTGCTACACCCACAGCCGTTcacttcagctgactggttttaAATCCGCTAAACTAGCTGTCTCACGAGGATTTGGTCAAAATCTGGCACCACAAGATTCGCCAAGCACTTTGCAATATACAGTGCTCCTCAAGATTACAAATTctctagggaaaaaaaaggaaaaggctgGTCTGTGCAAAGAGAATTTATTTGGTCAAGACTAGCATTTTTTGTAAATGACTCTGGAAGAGATCACTCCTCCGCCCATGAATCCTTAGCTTCCAGCTAACCAACTGAATCAGGGCAATTTGGCAAGACCTTCAGTCAGAATTTTCATGTTCAGGATGACCTGAACACTTATCTACATAAATGTCTGACTAACAGCAAACTGGGATCTGACCAAGTACTACTGCTGGCTACAGAGAGCCCCACAAAAGCGTCAATTACTTTACATTACCAATATAAACTGGTGCCAGCCAGAACTATTTTTAGCAGCACAATAACCTGCTTCCTTGTTCCTAAAGTAAAGGCTTAAGGTGCTCAGTTATGAACACCATATGTGATAAAGCAATTCAGAGTGTCTAGTAATAGAGCGGAACATGATAACTTTGACATACCACAGAAATGTAACTTCCTTGATCCATTTTTCTTTTCACTCCTTCCAGATCCAGAGGTTGCTGCTCCTCCTGTTTACTGACTTCTGTTAGGACAGGAGGATCGGGACCCTCAGGAGAGCTTCTGGATGGGATACTCTCTTCTGTCTCAGGATTTAAATCAGGTGGTTTTGCTGCCTATGAACaccagcaaggagacagagggaTGTTAACTATCGAATTGTAGCTGCTCCTGATTATACCCTCCCAAGCCCATTTATTGATCCAAAGACTCTTGCTAATGTGAAAGAAAGGAGGCCTGAGTTCTGAATTTCTGTCCAAAATGTAGGGGCAACAAAGAAAAGCTCTTAACCAGCTTTCTGCTGAGACCTGTAAGGTGCATAGCAGGACAGAACCATCAACCAAAAGAATCAAACTCATTGCTCAGAAATCTTATTTCTGAGTGCATATTTCAAGACAAAGATCCTGTTCTTTTGTCCAAAAAGCATCTTCATCATCACAGAGCTAAATCCTCCTATTCCTTGAAGAACTTCACCCTATTTTTCTTTCAG
Encoded here:
- the KMT2A gene encoding histone-lysine N-methyltransferase 2A isoform X1, which encodes MAHSGRWRFPARPGSGGWGRRGPGGSRLRVPAVHSLRPAEPAAAPATAGEGERGGPCSGGAAGSGGGGAAPGPGGPAAAAGPGFDAALQVSATIGINLRRFRAACGTEAGSGEDEQFLGFGSDEEVKVQSPTRSPTVKSSPRKPRGRPRSSSDRSSAVLSDSSSVCSPSSKSETTSMEKVKKKESKSGEKRRGRPPALTSVKFKLSQEKDTSDIQKGSKEEKESLKKIKRSPSTTFQQATKIKKLRTSKLSPLKSKFKPGAKLQIGRKSVQIVRRRGRPPSSERLKTSSTLVMNSQLEKPQRIRKEKDGTPPLTKEEKAAVRQSPRRIKPVRIIPSTKRTDAAIAKQLLQRAKKGAQKKIEKEAAKLQGRMGRTQLKNIRQFIMPVVSAISSRIIKTPKRFIEDEDYDPPIKISRLESTPNSRFSTTSCGSSEKSSAASQHSSQMSSDSSRSSSPSVDTSTDSQASEEMQMLSEERSNTPEVHTPLPVSQSPENDNGDRRNRRFSITERSFGQRTAKKLSALPSMPQQQSSSSPPPPLLTPPPPLQPASSISDHTPWLMPPTIPLASPFLPASAAPIQEKRKSILREPTFRWTSLKHSRSEPQYFSSAKYAKEGLIRKPIFDNFRPPPLTPEDVGFASGFSTPGATAPTRLFSLHSGARFDMHKRSPLLRAPRFTPSEAHSRIFESVTLPSSVGRATTGTSATGTSSRRRKRKAFSPIRSEPRSPSHSMRTRSGRLSTSDLTTLTPQSSVSSSLTSISVSSLATSALNSTFTFPSHSLSQSGESAERSQRPRKQTNAPAEPFPSGSPAPLFPWFTSSPQTERGKNKDRAAEELSKDKDADKALEKDKSREKDREREKENKRESKKEKRRKGSEVQNTTALFPVGKMPKEKVSEDAAASSSAKKTAGRKKSTAADPTAEVSTAALVDTTAVKTKTSKKGRGGLDKSDLDLSPTVPSLEKEKALRLSAPSSSTVKHSASSISSMLAQADKLPMTDKRVASLLKKAKAQLYKIEKSKSLKQADQPKAQGQESDSSETSVRGPRIKHVCRRAAVALGRKRAVFPDDMPTLSALPWEEREKILSSMGNDDKSSIAGSEEAEPVAPPIKPIKPVTRNKAQQEPPVKKGRRSRRCGQCSGCQVPEDCGVCTNCLDKPKFGGRNIKKQCCKMRKCQNLQWMPSKAYLQKQAKAAKKKEKKSKTNEKKESHSGKNQLDSGQKQTPQAVVPREDNSGKKSSEPARKPVEEKHEDGNSSVPVSEPKQVPVSGTRKTGKQMSQPVQLPPPQPPSSGPLKKEAPKPSTSEPKKKQTPQPEIGTEQSKQKKIAPRPTFPVKQKPKEKEKPPPLSKPESSTLNLLSTLTNGSSSKQKPPTDGVHRIRVDFKEDCEVENVWEMGGLGIVTSVPITPRVVCFLCASSGHVEFVYCQVCCEPFHKFCLEESERPQEDQLENWCCRRCKFCHVCGRQHQATKQLLECNKCRNSYHPECLGPNYPTKPTKKKKVWICTKCVRCKSCGSTTPGKGWDAQWSHDFSLCHDCAKLFAKGNFCPLCDKCYDDDDYESKMMQCGKCDRWVHSKCENLTDEMYEILSNLPESVAYTCINCTEQHPAEWRLALEKELQISLKQVLTALLNSRTTSHLLRYRQAAKPPDLNPETEESIPSRSSPEGPDPPVLTEVSKQEEQQPLDLEGVKRKMDQGSYISVLDFSDDIVKIIQAAINADGGQPEIKKANSMVKSFFIRQMERVFPWFSVKKSRFWEPNKVTSNSGMLPNAVLPPSLDHNYAQWQEREENNRTEQPPLMKKIIPAPKLRGPGEPDSPTPLHPPTPPISGSDRSREDSPELNPPPDVEDNRQCALCLKYGDDSANDAGRLLYIGQNEWTHVNCALWSAEVFEDDDGSLKNVHMAVIRGKQLRCEFCQKSGATVGCCLTSCTSNYHFMCSRVKNCVFLDDKKVYCQRHRDLIKGEVVPENGFEVLRRVFVDFEGISLRRKFLSGLEPENIHMMIGSMTIDCLGILNDLSDCEDKLFPIGYQCSRVYWSTTDARKRCVYTCKIMECRPPVVEPDINSTVEHDDNRTIAHSPVPLTEILPKDTRNTPEIVNPPSPDRPLHSQTSSSCYYPVVSKGPRIRVPSYPSAQRSPGSRPLPSAGSPTPVTHEIVTVGDPLLSSGLKSIGSRRHSTSSLSQQQSKLRMISPTRAGNTYSRHSVSSVSSTGASSEYEPTVKSSDRFVGSVSTGPPSASVQSCSTSSGSQKTVATTGNKTYQLDASQSTEGKHSSSSDLVAKGAPSKGEKIKASKDPDYLSHTFVSGGSAKVSTQPTSSSAMEMNKIGTFQECSGSFSSKEAIPFPPLHQRGPRKDRDQHMEPLQPEKTTAVDEMDAKTLKAAGVNNRSPAASEQVVTAPRDKRHKGKKLMKDSFKEKHSLKSLTEASQAVGSDELKADFGNQGLATEQVSQRLCNNIPAEKAGDKSPSSQGPSKGTAVQAEAAPKESQAPRKRTVKVTLTPLKMESENQSKNAQQESDAETQSAGADLAALAEPSSASESPEENPVIQGSPNEPPTQESQNNTYENLAIQDNSLMLQDGAKAQEEGSYKRRYPRRSARARSNMFFGLTPLYGVRSYGEEDIPFYSNSTGKKRGKRSAEGQVDGADDLSTSDEDDLYYYNFTRTVVSSNTEERLASHSLFREEEQCDLPKISQLDGVDDGTESDTSVTATTRKVSQVTKRSGKENGTENLKLDRTEEAGEKVTKSSTVHKTDPKIDNCHPVSRVKAQGQDSLEVQLSSLETGRRAHASTPADKNLLDTFNTELLKSDSDNNNSDDCGNILPSDIMDFVLKNTPSMQALGESPESSSSELLTLGEGLGLDSNRGKDMGLFEVFSQQLPTAEPVDSSVSSSISAEEQFELPLELPSDLSVLTTRSPTVPSQNHNRLAVISESSLPSSGERSMLALPSTESGEKRVTVTEKPASGEGDTALLSPGVDPSPEGHMTPDHFIQGHIDAEHIASPACGPVEQGHGSNQDLTRNSGTPGIQVPVSPTVPLQSQKYVPNSTDSPGPSQISNAAVQTTPPHLKPAAEKLLVVNQNMQPLYVLQTLPNGVTQKIQLTPSVSSAQSVMESNTSVLGPMGSGLTLTTGLNPSLPPSQSLFPPTSKGILPMSHHQHIHPFSPPAQTGFPPNISSPSPGLLIGVQPPPDPQLLVSEASQRTDLGTAASTPAAALGKKRPISRLQSRKNKKLAPSGTPSAIAPSDMVSNMTLINFAPSQISNHPLDLGTIANSTSHRTVPNIIKRSKSGVMYFEQTSLLPQGGTTTTAVSTSPSIIGADASHLPAGPVSGLTSSSSVLNVVSMQATAAPSTGGSVPGHVLGQSSVTLTSPGLLGDLGSISNLLIKASQQSLGLQEQHMTLPPSSGMFSQLGASQTPSTAAMTAASSICVLPSAQTMGMTVAPSTADPEGSYQLQHMSQLLASKTGVASSQLDLSTVPATTQLSSFPQLVDVPNNTGLEQSKASSSVMHASSASPGGSPSPGQQSASSSVLGATKMKPKVKRIQPLLDKGNGKKHKTSHAWAGSSEAHVPEKGAVAVPPVSVTGTPAVKADAQDAASVDQPLQKPHGQSAGQPAVVPEPQATQNSINEQENAGSKALEEEEGTFSSPLMFWLQQEQKRKECLGEKKPKKGLVFEISSDDGFQICAESIEDAWKSLTDKVQEARSNARLKQLSFAGVNGLRMLGIIHDTVVFLIEQLYGAKHCHNYKFRFHKPEEANEPPLNPHGSARAEVHLRKSAFDMFNFLASKHRQPPEYNPNDEEEEEVQLKSARRATSMDLPMPMRFRHLKKTSKEAVGVYRSPIHGRGLFCKRNIDAGEMVIEYSGNVIRSILTDKREKYYDSKGIGCYMFRIDDSEVVDATMHGNAARFINHSCEPNCYSRVINIDGQKHIVIFAMRKIYRGEELTYDYKFPIEDASNKLPCNCGAKKCRKFLN